From Ramlibacter tataouinensis, the proteins below share one genomic window:
- a CDS encoding efflux RND transporter permease subunit codes for MHAPGITAGDAAPSLADFDPRSGSRLERLVFNNRAMVLALCLLLTIVLGWLAAARLTLNASFDKMIPRSHPYIQSYLENRLELRGLGNSLRVVVESPKGDIFDPKYIEELKKIHDELFLTPGVDRAWVKSLWAPGVRWTEVTEEGFRGGPVMPDNYDGSQRANEQLRGNIARSGLVGSLVGNDFKSSMIVLPLLDQDPSGGQRIDYRALSKSLEDIRARYDAQGDKAPVKLHITGFAKLVGDLIDGLMQVALYFGLAALIAAAIIYGYTRCVRSTALVIACSLAAVAWQLGLVAGLGFELDPYSILVPFLVFAIGVSHGAQKMNGIMQDIGRGAHKLVAARYTFRRLFLAGLTALLADAVGFGVLMVIDIPVIKELALSASLGVAVLIFTNLILLPVLLSYVGVSAEAASRSLQADTKQSDKGAFGMLARFVETRWAATALVVAGLLTVGGYAVSTRLAIGDLDPGAPELRADSRYNRDNAYVTKNYSLSSDTFAVIVKTPKEGCLKYQTLVESDRLAWTLQQVPGVQTTVALTNAVRQITAGTSEGSPKWLTIARNQDVLNYGAQQASVNNPDLFNTDCSVMPVIAYLSDHRAETLDRVTATAAQFAQAHNAEDRQFLLAAGSAGIEAATNIVVRKAWVQMLLLVYAAVIVLCFITFRSWRAVVVAVVPLVITSVLCEALMVALGIGVKVATLPVIALGVGIGVDYALYLLSVQLAQQRQGVPLATAYRRALQFTGKVVVLVGVTLAVGVGTWAFSPIKFQADMGILLAFMFVWNMIGAVVLIPALSRWLLPTRA; via the coding sequence ATGCATGCCCCTGGCATTACCGCGGGTGACGCCGCCCCCAGCCTGGCCGATTTCGACCCCCGTTCGGGCTCGCGCCTGGAACGGCTGGTGTTCAACAACCGTGCCATGGTCCTGGCGCTGTGCCTGCTGCTCACGATCGTGCTGGGCTGGCTGGCGGCAGCCCGCCTGACGCTGAACGCGAGCTTCGACAAGATGATCCCGCGCAGCCATCCGTACATCCAGAGCTACCTGGAAAACCGGCTGGAGCTTCGGGGCCTGGGCAACTCGCTGCGGGTGGTGGTGGAAAGCCCCAAGGGCGACATCTTCGATCCCAAGTACATCGAGGAACTGAAGAAGATCCACGACGAGCTGTTCCTCACGCCTGGCGTCGACCGGGCCTGGGTGAAGTCGCTGTGGGCGCCCGGCGTGCGCTGGACCGAGGTGACGGAAGAGGGCTTCCGTGGCGGGCCGGTGATGCCGGACAACTACGACGGCTCGCAGCGCGCCAACGAGCAGCTGCGCGGCAACATCGCGCGCTCCGGGCTGGTGGGCAGCCTGGTGGGCAACGATTTCAAGTCCAGCATGATCGTGCTGCCGCTGCTCGACCAGGATCCGTCGGGTGGCCAGCGCATCGACTACCGCGCACTGTCGAAGTCGCTGGAGGACATCCGCGCGCGCTACGACGCGCAAGGCGACAAGGCGCCGGTGAAGCTGCACATCACCGGCTTCGCCAAGCTGGTGGGTGACCTGATCGACGGCCTGATGCAGGTCGCGCTGTACTTCGGCCTGGCGGCCTTGATCGCCGCGGCCATCATCTACGGCTACACGCGCTGCGTGCGCAGCACGGCGCTGGTGATCGCCTGCTCGCTGGCGGCGGTGGCCTGGCAGCTCGGGCTGGTAGCGGGCCTCGGCTTCGAACTGGACCCGTACTCCATCCTGGTGCCCTTCCTGGTGTTCGCCATCGGCGTGAGCCACGGCGCCCAGAAGATGAACGGCATCATGCAGGACATCGGCCGCGGCGCGCACAAGCTGGTGGCCGCGCGCTACACCTTCCGCCGCCTGTTCCTCGCCGGCCTCACCGCGCTGCTGGCCGATGCCGTGGGCTTCGGCGTGCTGATGGTGATCGACATCCCGGTGATCAAGGAACTCGCACTCTCCGCCAGCCTGGGCGTGGCGGTGCTGATCTTCACCAACCTCATCCTGCTGCCGGTGCTGCTGTCGTACGTGGGCGTGAGCGCTGAGGCCGCCTCGCGCAGCCTGCAGGCGGACACCAAGCAATCCGACAAGGGCGCCTTCGGCATGCTGGCGCGCTTCGTCGAGACACGCTGGGCCGCGACCGCGCTCGTGGTTGCCGGCCTGCTGACGGTGGGCGGCTATGCCGTGAGCACGCGGCTGGCCATTGGCGACCTGGACCCCGGGGCGCCGGAGCTGCGCGCCGACTCGCGCTACAACCGCGACAACGCCTACGTCACGAAGAACTACAGCCTGTCGAGCGACACCTTCGCCGTCATCGTGAAGACGCCCAAGGAAGGCTGCCTGAAGTACCAGACGCTGGTCGAGTCCGACCGCCTGGCATGGACCCTGCAGCAAGTGCCGGGTGTGCAGACCACGGTGGCCCTGACCAACGCGGTGCGCCAGATCACCGCCGGCACCAGCGAAGGCAGCCCCAAGTGGCTGACCATCGCGCGCAACCAGGACGTGCTGAATTACGGCGCCCAGCAGGCCAGCGTGAACAACCCCGACCTGTTCAACACCGACTGCTCGGTGATGCCGGTGATCGCCTACCTGTCCGACCATCGCGCCGAAACGCTGGACCGCGTGACCGCGACCGCCGCGCAGTTCGCGCAGGCTCACAACGCCGAAGACCGCCAGTTCCTGCTGGCTGCCGGCAGCGCCGGCATCGAGGCCGCCACCAACATCGTGGTGCGCAAGGCCTGGGTGCAGATGTTGCTGCTGGTGTACGCCGCCGTGATCGTGCTGTGCTTCATCACCTTCCGCAGCTGGCGCGCCGTCGTGGTCGCCGTGGTGCCGCTGGTGATCACCTCGGTGCTGTGCGAGGCGCTGATGGTGGCGCTGGGCATCGGCGTCAAGGTGGCGACGCTGCCGGTGATCGCGCTGGGCGTTGGCATCGGCGTGGACTATGCGCTGTACCTGCTGTCGGTGCAGTTGGCGCAGCAGCGCCAGGGCGTGCCACTGGCCACCGCCTACCGCCGCGCCCTGCAGTTCACCGGCAAGGTGGTGGTGCTGGTGGGCGTGACGCTGGCCGTCGGCGTGGGCACCTGGGCCTTCTCGCCCATCAAGTTCCAGGCCGACATGGGCATTCTCCTGGCGTTCATGTTCGTGTGGAACATGATTGGCGCCGTGGTGCTGATTCCCGCGCTGTCGCGCTGGCTGTTGCCGACCCGCGCTTGA
- a CDS encoding WD40/YVTN/BNR-like repeat-containing protein: protein MKRRLMLTACLAGAAMAAAMAATGATQGWVDVLDQPAVKSPLAARGLINGMALAGKRVIAAGQRGHILYSDDAGETWKQADVPVSSDLVSVHFPTPQKGWAAGHDGVILHSSDGGQHWTKQRDGRPDAADVPVLDVWFEDERNGYAVGAFGLLLRTADGGAKWESVQNASDNPKSMHLYSVRGVGGDIYAVGEQGLVLKLDRASSRFNALTLPYNGTLFGITGTTGALVVHGLRGNVLRSTDGGTNWQAVATQIPVGLTAATVDVGGRIVLASQAGHLLASSDNGANFAPVKLERPFPAAAVLSVAPGRLLVAGPRGIQAQPLP, encoded by the coding sequence ATGAAGCGTCGCCTGATGCTCACCGCGTGCCTCGCCGGGGCGGCCATGGCTGCTGCCATGGCGGCCACCGGCGCCACGCAAGGCTGGGTGGACGTGCTGGACCAACCCGCGGTGAAGAGCCCACTGGCCGCGCGCGGGTTGATCAACGGCATGGCGCTCGCTGGGAAGCGCGTCATCGCCGCTGGCCAGCGTGGCCACATCCTGTACTCCGACGATGCGGGCGAGACCTGGAAGCAGGCCGATGTCCCGGTCAGTTCGGACCTGGTGTCCGTGCACTTCCCCACGCCGCAAAAGGGCTGGGCCGCCGGACACGATGGCGTCATCCTGCACAGCAGCGATGGCGGCCAGCACTGGACGAAGCAGCGTGACGGACGCCCGGACGCGGCCGATGTCCCGGTGCTCGACGTCTGGTTCGAAGACGAGCGCAACGGCTATGCCGTCGGCGCCTTCGGCCTCCTTCTGCGCACCGCCGACGGCGGCGCCAAGTGGGAGTCCGTGCAGAATGCCAGCGACAACCCCAAGAGCATGCACCTCTATTCGGTGCGTGGGGTCGGGGGCGACATCTACGCCGTGGGCGAGCAGGGCCTGGTGCTCAAGCTCGATCGCGCAAGCAGCCGGTTCAACGCGCTGACGCTGCCCTACAACGGCACGCTGTTCGGCATCACCGGCACCACCGGCGCCCTGGTCGTCCATGGCCTGCGTGGCAACGTGCTGCGCAGCACCGACGGCGGGACGAACTGGCAAGCCGTGGCCACCCAAATCCCCGTGGGACTGACGGCAGCCACCGTCGATGTCGGCGGCCGCATTGTGCTGGCCAGCCAGGCCGGCCACCTGCTGGCCAGCAGCGACAACGGCGCGAACTTCGCACCCGTGAAGCTGGAGCGGCCGTTCCCTGCCGCAGCCGTGCTGAGCGTTGCTCCCGGGCGCCTGCTGGTGGCGGGTCCGCGCGGCATCCAGGCCCAGCCGCTGCCCTGA
- a CDS encoding DUF1329 domain-containing protein — translation MKSTHRFALSVLVAASAIAAQAAITADEAKTLGTTLTPVGAEKAGNAAGTIPAWNGGLTTPPAGFKPGDGIRPNPFASEKPRVQIDGKNMGQYAANLTEGTKAMLQKYPTYRVDVYPTHRTVAFPKFVTDNTAKNAVKAKTLNDGKSMEGAHAGFPFPIPKTGNEAMWNHLVRFNGQAYESKYRNLNVDASGRPALATEGVSVQEYPFWDNSKQSAETFWRIKLTYTGPARRAGEALMLIDPLDIGTKDRRAWSYLPGQRRTKVAPDLAHDTPNPGTAGATTFDDTFIFNGSMDRFDFKLVGKKEMLVPYNAYAAVYQSKQDELLKPNHLNPDFVRWELHRVWVVEATLKEGKRHVYSKRTFYLDEDSWMALASDEYDARGQLWRTGFAYMAPSYDLPAPYTDMFSHYDLVSRAYQLTGFIAETGGLKHTKPLADREWTADSLAGSGVR, via the coding sequence ATGAAGTCAACCCACCGCTTCGCCCTGTCGGTGCTTGTCGCCGCCAGCGCGATCGCAGCCCAGGCTGCCATCACCGCCGACGAGGCCAAGACCCTGGGCACCACGCTGACCCCGGTCGGCGCGGAGAAGGCCGGCAACGCCGCCGGCACCATTCCCGCCTGGAACGGCGGCCTGACCACGCCGCCCGCCGGCTTCAAGCCCGGCGACGGCATCCGTCCCAATCCGTTCGCGTCCGAGAAGCCGCGCGTTCAGATCGACGGCAAGAACATGGGCCAGTACGCCGCCAACCTGACCGAAGGCACCAAGGCGATGCTGCAGAAGTACCCCACGTACCGCGTGGATGTGTACCCGACCCATCGCACCGTGGCGTTCCCGAAGTTCGTGACCGACAACACGGCCAAGAACGCGGTCAAGGCCAAGACCCTGAACGACGGCAAGTCCATGGAAGGCGCGCATGCCGGCTTCCCGTTCCCGATCCCGAAGACCGGCAACGAAGCGATGTGGAACCACCTGGTGCGCTTCAACGGCCAGGCCTACGAGTCCAAGTACCGCAACCTGAACGTGGACGCCAGCGGCCGTCCGGCCCTGGCCACCGAAGGCGTGAGCGTGCAGGAGTACCCGTTCTGGGACAACAGCAAGCAGAGCGCAGAGACCTTCTGGCGCATCAAGCTGACCTACACCGGCCCGGCCCGCCGCGCGGGTGAGGCGCTGATGCTGATCGACCCGCTGGACATCGGCACCAAGGACCGCCGCGCCTGGAGCTACCTGCCCGGCCAGCGCCGCACGAAGGTGGCGCCGGACCTGGCGCACGACACGCCCAACCCCGGCACCGCCGGCGCGACGACGTTCGACGACACCTTTATCTTCAACGGTTCCATGGACCGTTTCGACTTCAAGCTCGTGGGCAAGAAGGAGATGCTGGTGCCGTACAACGCGTATGCCGCGGTGTACCAGTCCAAGCAGGATGAGCTGCTCAAGCCCAACCACCTGAACCCGGACTTCGTGCGCTGGGAACTGCACCGCGTGTGGGTGGTCGAGGCCACGCTGAAGGAAGGCAAGCGCCACGTCTACAGCAAGCGCACCTTCTACCTGGACGAGGATTCCTGGATGGCGCTCGCCAGCGACGAATACGATGCCCGCGGCCAGCTCTGGCGCACCGGCTTCGCCTACATGGCGCCCAGCTACGACCTGCCGGCTCCTTACACCGACATGTTCAGCCACTACGACCTGGTGTCGCGCGCTTACCAGCTGACCGGCTTCATCGCCGAAACCGGCGGCCTGAAGCACACCAAGCCGCTGGCTGACCGCGAGTGGACGGCCGACTCCCTGGCCGGCTCGGGCGTCCGCTGA
- a CDS encoding DUF1302 domain-containing protein: MSQYQFPARGRAPLSGGKLNAVAAAAMLVVACGTAQAFEFDTGNPDLSVRWDNTVRANFATRVEERDQKIGNSALSDEGTYSFDKGDSVAQRLDLLSELDVIYKKRYGFRVSGAGWYDAAYDGKSKSNPNPPLVNIPSYIGNNYSAYTKRFYRGGSGELLDAFVFGGFDVGDVGVQAKAGRHTLYWGESLFLGGHLHSISYSQNPLDLQKGFATPGTEAKELFRPLNQLSAQAQLTDTLSVAGQYMLEWEAARYPEGGTYLGPVDFVFNGPDRQFLSPAAGFATRGAPSEPKQRGEWGLSARWSPAWLDGTMGFYYRNFADKLPQTLITQGGAGTTRYNLIYTDNIDLYGISLAKNIAGISVGAELSARHNTPLQSQVLGVAVGLPAQGETKGARGDTLHALVNAAGVINKTPIFDQATWIAELQWSQWTKVRSGNNLFNALGFSANCSGANADKWNGCSTKDYVGTSLGFTPTWYQVFPGVDLSAPVTYAIGLSGNAATVFGGNEGLGNYSVGLGADVQQKYRFDLKYIDFVGRYKDNGTAVTATNGLTTFLKDRGFVSLTFKTTF; encoded by the coding sequence GTGAGCCAATACCAATTCCCCGCCCGGGGACGCGCCCCGCTGAGCGGCGGCAAACTCAACGCCGTTGCAGCCGCCGCCATGCTCGTGGTGGCCTGCGGCACAGCCCAGGCCTTCGAATTCGACACCGGGAACCCGGACCTGTCGGTTCGCTGGGACAACACCGTCCGCGCCAACTTCGCCACCCGCGTGGAAGAGCGCGATCAGAAGATCGGCAACTCGGCACTGTCCGACGAAGGCACCTACAGCTTCGACAAGGGCGACTCCGTGGCGCAGCGCCTGGACCTGCTGTCGGAGCTGGACGTCATCTACAAGAAGCGCTATGGCTTCCGCGTGAGCGGCGCCGGCTGGTACGACGCGGCCTATGACGGCAAGAGCAAGAGCAATCCGAATCCGCCGCTGGTCAACATCCCCAGCTACATCGGCAACAACTACAGCGCCTACACCAAGCGTTTCTACCGCGGTGGCTCGGGAGAACTGCTCGATGCCTTCGTGTTCGGCGGCTTCGACGTGGGTGACGTGGGCGTGCAGGCCAAGGCCGGCCGCCACACGCTCTATTGGGGCGAATCGCTGTTCCTCGGCGGCCACCTGCACTCCATTTCCTACTCGCAGAACCCGCTCGACCTGCAGAAGGGCTTCGCCACCCCCGGTACCGAGGCCAAGGAACTGTTCCGTCCGCTGAACCAGCTGTCCGCCCAGGCGCAGCTGACCGACACGCTGTCCGTCGCCGGCCAATACATGCTGGAGTGGGAAGCCGCGCGCTACCCCGAAGGCGGCACCTACCTCGGGCCGGTGGACTTCGTCTTCAACGGACCGGACCGCCAGTTCCTGTCGCCGGCGGCGGGCTTCGCGACCCGCGGCGCCCCGTCCGAGCCCAAGCAGCGCGGCGAGTGGGGCCTGTCGGCGCGCTGGAGTCCCGCGTGGCTGGACGGCACGATGGGCTTCTACTACCGCAACTTCGCCGACAAGCTGCCGCAGACGCTCATCACCCAGGGCGGCGCAGGCACCACGCGCTACAACCTCATCTACACCGACAACATCGACCTGTACGGCATCAGCCTGGCAAAGAACATCGCCGGCATCAGCGTTGGTGCGGAACTCTCGGCGCGCCACAACACGCCGCTGCAGAGCCAGGTGCTGGGCGTCGCCGTTGGCCTGCCGGCCCAGGGCGAGACCAAGGGCGCGCGCGGCGACACGCTGCACGCCCTGGTGAACGCCGCCGGCGTGATCAACAAGACCCCGATCTTCGACCAGGCCACCTGGATCGCCGAACTCCAGTGGTCGCAGTGGACCAAGGTGCGCAGCGGCAACAACCTGTTCAATGCCCTCGGCTTCTCGGCCAATTGCAGCGGCGCCAATGCCGACAAATGGAACGGCTGCTCCACCAAGGACTACGTGGGCACGAGCCTGGGCTTCACCCCGACCTGGTATCAGGTATTCCCGGGTGTGGACCTGTCGGCGCCCGTCACCTACGCTATCGGACTGTCGGGCAACGCCGCGACCGTGTTCGGCGGCAACGAGGGCCTCGGCAACTACAGCGTCGGCCTGGGCGCCGACGTGCAACAGAAGTACCGCTTCGACCTGAAGTACATCGACTTCGTCGGCCGCTACAAGGACAACGGAACCGCGGTCACCGCCACCAACGGCCTGACCACCTTCCTGAAAGACCGGGGCTTCGTGAGCCTCACCTTCAAGACCACCTTCTAA
- a CDS encoding ankyrin repeat domain-containing protein: MRSYLKKLVYLIVIVCISSANAGSYDDFFIALKQDDPGTITRLLQRGFDPNTPSPEGLDGLYLALRDGSLKAARVLIDWPKTDIEKRTPQDESPLMMACLRGQLEVARRLIERGADVNKPGWAPLHYAATNGHLAIIELLLDRHAYIDAESPNGTTPLMMAAHYGSPQAVKLLLESGADATMKNQQGLSALDFAHRGNRRDSAELISAALKAAQPAGSR; encoded by the coding sequence GTGAGAAGTTACCTGAAGAAGCTCGTCTATCTCATTGTCATTGTTTGCATTTCGTCGGCGAATGCGGGCTCCTATGACGACTTCTTCATTGCCTTGAAGCAGGATGACCCGGGCACGATCACTCGCCTGCTCCAGCGCGGATTCGACCCGAACACGCCCAGCCCCGAGGGCCTGGATGGCCTGTACCTGGCGCTGCGCGACGGCTCGCTGAAGGCCGCCCGGGTTCTGATCGACTGGCCCAAGACCGACATCGAGAAGCGCACGCCGCAGGACGAAAGCCCGCTGATGATGGCCTGCCTGCGGGGGCAGCTGGAGGTCGCGCGCCGGCTGATCGAGCGCGGGGCCGACGTCAACAAGCCGGGCTGGGCCCCGTTGCACTACGCGGCAACCAACGGCCACCTGGCGATCATCGAACTGCTGTTGGACCGCCATGCCTACATCGACGCCGAGTCTCCCAACGGGACCACGCCGCTGATGATGGCCGCCCACTACGGCTCGCCGCAGGCGGTCAAGCTGCTGCTGGAGTCCGGGGCGGACGCGACGATGAAGAACCAACAAGGGCTCTCGGCACTGGATTTCGCGCACCGCGGCAACCGCCGGGACTCGGCCGAATTGATCTCCGCGGCCCTCAAGGCGGCCCAGCCGGCAGGCAGCCGGTGA